A single genomic interval of Dysidea avara chromosome 8, odDysAvar1.4, whole genome shotgun sequence harbors:
- the LOC136263328 gene encoding solute carrier family 35 member C2-like produces MKDLLYRTSRTGGLVAFYFTFSISLTFYNKWLMKSMPFPISLTMTTLLIKFFIAWLCRRIIFCFTRQQPLVIGWRTYSKGVIPPALASGLDIGLSNWSLLFITVSLYTMSKSTSIVFILIFSFIFRLEKPRLILTAVIVLIMGGLFMFTYESTQFDIEGFILVIAASVITGIRWTSAQMLLQKQELGLNNPINTVYHLQPVMILTLLPLAFLIDGRYFATSSQLVGYTETGSLFSGVFVILGAACMAFMLGVSEYWLVYHTSSLTLVISGVFKEVLTLSIATTIVEQDTLSSVNIAGMVICLMGITLHVILKVIQMRHEEELQQSRHIVESTKVLLKEGKSDDSTDEEEILYEQTQL; encoded by the exons ATGAAAGACTTGCTTTACAGAACAAGCAGGACAGGTGGTTTAGTGGCGTTCTACTTCACGTTTTCAATTAGTCTCACATTTTACAATAAatggctgatgaag TCAATGCCATTCCCAATCTCCCTCACGATGACTACACTACTGATCAAGTTCTTCATAGCATGGTTGTGCCGTCGTATTATCTTCTGCTTCACCCGTCAACAACCTTTGGTTATCGGCTGGAGGACATATTCTAAAGGGGTCATCCCTCCAG CACTGGCTAGCGGATTGGATATTGGACTGTCAAACTGGAGCTTACTGTTTATAACTGTTTCACT TTACACCATGTCCAAGTCCACATCGATTGTGTTTATTCTCATCTTCTCGTTCATCTTTCGATTAGAAAAACCA AGGTTAATATTGACAGCTGTTATTGTCCTCATAATGGGAGGCTTATTCATGTTTACTTACGAGTCAACACAGTTTGATATTGAAGGATTCATACTG GTGATAGCAGCGTCAGTTATAACTGGTATACGCTGGACCTCAGCACAGATGTTACTACAGAAACAAGAGCTAG GACTGAATAACCCCATCAATACGGTCTATCACTTACAGCCGGTCATGATCCTCACTTTACTACCACTGGCATTCCTTATTGATG GGAGATATTTTGCAACATCGAGTCAGCTGGTAGGGTACACAGAAACTGGATCACTGTTCTCTGGTGTATTTGTGATCCTGGGGGCAGCTTGTATGGCATTCATGCTAGGAGTGTCAGAGTATTGGCTAGTCTATCACACATCATCATTAACACTGGTCATTAGTGGAGTGTTTAAG GAGGTGCTAACACTTAGTATTGCAACTACCATTGTGGAACAAGATACTCTTAGTTCAGTGAACATAGCTGGGATGGTGATATGTCTGATGGGAATAACACTACATGTTATACTGAAGGTCATCCAGATGAGAC ATGAGGAGGAGCTACAACAGAGCAGACATATTGTGGAGAGCACAAAGGTGTTGTTGAAGGAAGGCAAGTCAGATGACAGCACCGATGAAGAGGAGATATTGTATGAACAGACACAactgtaa
- the LOC136262791 gene encoding Bardet-Biedl syndrome 4 protein-like produces the protein MDDGSLAGETSAKKRESMSSVSGGTKKAPEPRMVRGTKAEVPVFERKNWLLHMQYIRRDFDFCKILIKEMLIETDDMCEYARYVLGMILRQEGEIQGSLEMFQQAALLNPSNVENIKQVARSHYLLGRHKASLDAYTEALKLSPSDWEILHNQGVCLVHLKAYDKAVGNLQKALELSPQTVTYMELGRVHLLKKDVTSALTVYKRAVSHSPENPEVLSTLGLLYLEQGQPQKAFECLGSALTYDPSNNKAILAAGCMMQTHGDYDVALSKYRVAAINSPESPQLWNNIAMCFFGKKKYVAAISCLKRANYLAPFEWEILYNLGLVHLTMQQYASSFHFFRAATAQNPKCAKLYMLLGVTLTHLEDHDAARQSYEQALSLDKTDPLIHLNYAVTLCNCGERRLAAKHFSQLEANLSNMKEQDIDAEVAELRAQMEPLLQVGEEHVRKHSETKTESNNPPIAKKRTKKPTDTDGNVPVL, from the exons ATGGACGACGGTTCTTTGGCAGGCGAAACTTCCGCGAAAAAGAGAGAATCGATGTCTTCTGTTAGCGGCGGCACCAAGAAGGCCCCTGAACCGCGAATGGTCAGAGGAACGAAAG CCGAGGTGCCAGTATTCGAGCGAAAGAATTGGCTGCTACATATGCAATACATCAGGAGGGACTTTGACTTCTGCAAAATATTGATCAAAGAAATGTTGATAGAAACAGATGATATGTGTGAATATGCAAGATATGTGCTAG GTATGATCCTACGTCAAGAAGGAGAGATACAAGGCTCACTGGAGATGTTTCAACAAGCTGCTTTGCTTAACCCAAGCAATGTAGAGAACATTAAACAAGTGGCACGATCTCA CTACTTGTTAGGTAGACACAAGGCTTCTTTAGATGCTTACACTGAAGCTCTAAAATTGTCGCCTTCAGACTGG GAAATCCTTCACAACCAAGGTGTCTGCTTGGTACACTTGAAAGCTTATGATAAG GCGGTGGGAAACCTTCAGAAGGCATTAGAGTTAAGCCCACAAACAGTCACATACATGGAGTTAGGTCGTGTTCACTTACTCAAAAAAGATGTGACGTCAGCTCTAACAGTCTACAAAAGAGCAGTCAG TCACAGTCCAGAGAACCCTGAGGTGTTATCCACTCTGGGATTGCTCTACCTAGAGCAGGGACAACCTCAGAAAGCGTTTGAGTGTTTAGGCAGTGCTCTCACTTATGATCCTAGTAATAATAAG GCCATCCTGGCAGCTGGTTGTATGATGCAAACTCACGGGGACTATGACGTTGCCCTCAGCAAGTACCGAGTAGCAGCCATTAACTCACCAGAGTCACCTCAGTTGTGGAACAATATTGCCATGTGCTTTTTCGGCAAGAAGAAATACGTTGCA GCAATCAGCTGTCTCAAGCGTGCCAACTATCTTGCTCCATTTGAGTGGGAGATATTATACAATCTTGGACTGGTTCACCTTACAATGCAACA ATATGCGTCATCATTTCATTTCTTTAGAGCAGCCACTGCTCAAAACCCAAAGTGTGCTAAGTTGTACATGCTTTTAGGTG TAACACTGACACACTTGGAGGATCATGACGCTGCTAGACAATCATATGAACAAGCACTCTCCTTGGACAA GACTGATCCACTAATCCATCTCAACTATGCTGTGACATTGTGCAACTGTGGGGAGAGAAGATTGGCTGCCAAACACTTCTCACAGCTCGAAGCAAACCTGAGCAACATGAAAGAACAGGATATTGATGCAGag GTAGCAGAGCTCAGAGCACAAATGGAACCATTACTACAGGTGGGGGAAGAACACGTCAGGAAACACTCAGAGACAAAGACAGAATCCAATAATCCTCCTATTGCAAAGAAGAGGACAAAGAAACCAACTGATACTGATGGAAATGTACCTGTACTGTAG